One Candidatus Ornithobacterium hominis genomic region harbors:
- a CDS encoding serine hydrolase domain-containing protein, translating to MMLSSFSLKITFIYFIFGSIVWAEIPVKNYSKKALAYHDTVQGVYAKLRQELSEINIGAQKPSFNGSVLVAHKGKLIFADSYGVSNRSIGLKNTLDTPTQIASITKTFTGTSILWLAERGFLDIQDPVQKYLWEFPYANITIENLLSHRSGLQDYIKYSFSYWNSNDPMYNSELLSLLSKKKFRLLFTPGAKFDYCNTNYAVLGLLIERISGTSYKNFLTRYIFNPIGMENSFVYDPAEEFQGLYARSYKSNFSDFPNTHQDGVYADKGIFTTVNDLFKWDRALHNHEFLKEESLEEAFTPRSSWSVKKNYGLGWRIKCYPNGEKYVYHTGWWHGYQGIFSRYIKDDFTIIILSNRYISGISDNAEEMYNLAQKHLNLTPMG from the coding sequence ATGATGCTAAGTAGCTTTTCTTTAAAAATCACTTTTATTTATTTTATATTCGGTTCAATTGTTTGGGCAGAAATTCCAGTTAAAAATTATTCTAAAAAAGCACTTGCTTATCATGACACGGTGCAAGGTGTTTATGCAAAATTGCGTCAAGAATTATCTGAAATAAACATCGGGGCACAGAAACCCTCTTTCAATGGATCTGTGCTGGTGGCACATAAAGGGAAATTAATTTTTGCTGATTCTTATGGAGTTTCCAACCGTAGTATTGGGCTGAAAAATACGCTTGACACCCCGACACAAATTGCTTCTATCACCAAGACTTTTACTGGGACTTCTATTCTTTGGCTTGCTGAGCGTGGTTTTCTAGATATTCAAGATCCTGTGCAGAAGTATTTATGGGAATTCCCGTATGCGAACATCACGATAGAAAATTTATTGTCGCATCGCTCTGGTTTACAAGATTATATAAAATATTCTTTTAGTTACTGGAATTCCAATGACCCGATGTATAATTCAGAACTTTTAAGTTTACTTTCTAAGAAAAAATTTCGTCTACTCTTTACCCCTGGAGCCAAGTTTGATTATTGTAATACCAATTATGCTGTCTTAGGTTTATTGATTGAGCGAATTTCTGGGACATCTTACAAGAATTTTCTAACGCGTTATATTTTCAATCCTATCGGGATGGAAAACTCTTTTGTATATGATCCTGCAGAAGAATTTCAGGGTTTATATGCGCGTAGTTACAAATCTAATTTTAGTGATTTCCCCAACACGCATCAAGACGGAGTTTATGCTGATAAAGGTATTTTCACTACAGTCAATGATTTATTCAAATGGGATCGTGCTTTGCATAATCATGAGTTTCTGAAAGAAGAAAGTTTAGAAGAAGCCTTCACCCCCCGCAGTAGTTGGTCTGTCAAGAAAAATTATGGTTTGGGTTGGCGTATTAAATGCTACCCCAATGGCGAAAAATATGTTTACCATACTGGCTGGTGGCATGGCTATCAGGGTATTTTTTCTAGATATATCAAAGATGATTTTACCATTATCATTTTATCCAACCGCTACATTAGTGGAATTTCTGACAATGCAGAAGAAATGTATAATCTAGCACAAAAACATCTAAATTTAACCCCTATGGGCTAA
- the asnB gene encoding asparagine synthase B, with translation MCGIVAAFDLKSSSQSLREQLLEMSKCVRHRGPDWSGIYNDENTIIAHERLAIVDPASGKQPLVSPNGNLVLAVNGEIYNHRALRKQFPDYSFKTESDCEVILPLYQQKGATFLEELNGIFGFALYDKENNSYLIARDHMGIIPLYIGWDKKGTFFVASELKALEGYCNHIEVFPPGHYLDSREGEIKQWYKKAWRDYEHVKDNETDIAKIKKGLEDAVHRQLMSDVPYGVLLSGGLDSSIISAIAQKYAGKRIESDDAEQAWWPRLHSFSIGLKGSPDLAAAQKVADYIGTVHHSIEFTIQEGLDAIRDVIYYLETYDITTVRASTPMYLMARVIKSMGIKMVLSGEGSDEIFGGYLYFHKAPNAKEFHEETVRKLDNLYKYDCLRANKSLMAWGIEGRVPFLDKEFIDIAMNINPQDKMIDGERMEKWVLRKAFEADLPKEIIWRQKEQFSDGVGYSWIDSLKEMVNEKVSDTDLAQAKHRFPTQTPTSKEEYFYRSIFEEHFPSESAALTVPSVPSVACSTPTALKWDKAFENMNDPSGRAVSKVHADAYEK, from the coding sequence ATGTGTGGAATAGTTGCTGCTTTTGATTTGAAAAGTTCGAGCCAAAGTTTAAGAGAACAATTACTAGAAATGTCTAAATGTGTACGCCATCGGGGGCCGGACTGGAGTGGAATTTATAACGATGAGAATACCATTATTGCACACGAGCGCTTGGCTATTGTAGACCCAGCATCAGGCAAACAGCCTTTGGTTAGCCCAAATGGAAATTTGGTACTTGCAGTAAATGGGGAAATTTACAATCACAGAGCTTTGAGAAAACAATTTCCTGATTATTCTTTTAAAACAGAATCTGATTGTGAAGTAATTCTACCTCTTTATCAACAGAAGGGAGCTACATTTCTAGAAGAACTAAACGGAATTTTTGGTTTTGCGCTTTATGATAAAGAAAATAATTCATATCTCATTGCGAGAGATCATATGGGCATTATTCCGTTGTATATCGGCTGGGATAAGAAAGGCACTTTTTTTGTCGCTTCTGAACTGAAAGCGCTGGAGGGGTATTGTAATCACATTGAAGTTTTTCCTCCAGGGCATTATCTAGACAGTAGAGAGGGTGAAATCAAGCAATGGTATAAAAAAGCTTGGCGAGATTATGAGCACGTGAAAGATAACGAAACAGATATTGCTAAAATTAAAAAAGGCTTGGAAGATGCCGTGCATCGTCAGCTAATGTCTGATGTGCCCTATGGTGTCCTTCTATCAGGCGGGTTAGATTCTTCCATCATTTCTGCTATTGCCCAAAAATATGCGGGGAAAAGAATAGAAAGCGATGATGCTGAACAAGCTTGGTGGCCACGTTTACATTCATTTTCTATCGGGCTAAAGGGTTCTCCTGATTTAGCTGCTGCACAGAAGGTAGCTGACTACATTGGCACCGTACATCATTCGATAGAATTTACCATTCAAGAAGGTTTGGATGCAATACGAGATGTGATTTATTATTTAGAAACTTACGATATCACCACAGTCAGAGCCAGCACACCAATGTACCTGATGGCACGTGTCATCAAATCAATGGGAATTAAAATGGTGCTTTCTGGTGAAGGTTCAGATGAGATTTTTGGAGGCTATTTATACTTTCACAAAGCACCAAATGCCAAAGAATTTCATGAAGAAACCGTTCGGAAATTAGATAACCTCTACAAATACGATTGCCTACGTGCCAATAAATCATTAATGGCTTGGGGGATAGAGGGGAGAGTACCTTTCTTGGATAAAGAATTTATAGATATTGCTATGAATATCAACCCACAAGATAAGATGATAGACGGTGAACGTATGGAAAAATGGGTTTTAAGAAAAGCTTTTGAAGCGGATTTGCCCAAAGAAATTATTTGGCGACAAAAAGAACAATTCTCTGACGGTGTGGGCTATTCTTGGATTGATTCTTTGAAAGAAATGGTCAATGAGAAAGTGAGCGATACCGATTTGGCTCAAGCAAAACATCGTTTCCCCACGCAGACGCCAACCTCAAAAGAAGAATATTTCTACAGAAGTATTTTTGAAGAACACTTCCCATCAGAGAGCGCTGCGCTTACGGTTCCATCAGTTCCATCAGTGGCCTGCAGTACGCCGACAGCACTCAAATGGGATAAAGCTTTTGAAAATATGAATGACCCAAGTGGACGTGCCGTTTCTAAAGTTCATGCTGATGCCTATGAAAAGTAA